In Lascolabacillus massiliensis, a single genomic region encodes these proteins:
- a CDS encoding dihydrolipoamide acetyltransferase family protein has protein sequence MKFTFNFPDLGEGLEEGTIMEWYVKPGQQVKMGDSIVQMETDKVVADIPSPKNGVITDLFGEVGDVIKVGSPLVIIQIEGEVSEQTTEDEKITTEAVSESDDDAGSVVGTIEVAGKNDIMAPSDEGEKDIEEKTSVSRKALATPVARAMAKQMGIDINQIPGSGPSGRVKKEDILNFKSTGLDIKPESDIIKKPFTPDESLKQTAGDVTYKPLTQIRKTIAKNMLQSKHNAAHMSVFEEVEISGLMEVRSRYKQRFADKGVKLTYLPFIVKAVAQALKHHPQLNSQIDTENNRMIYRNRYHIGIAVDAPDGLVVPVIRDADKLSIFQIASQIGELANKARTRKLTLEDLKDGCFSITSFGSFGGIYATPVLNYPQAGILGIGRILKTPVVKDDEIVIGNIMPLSLTVDHRVVDGGETTRFIYKVMEYLTDPISFLMEE, from the coding sequence ATGAAGTTTACATTTAATTTTCCGGATCTGGGTGAAGGGCTTGAAGAAGGCACTATAATGGAATGGTATGTAAAGCCCGGTCAGCAGGTGAAAATGGGTGACTCAATCGTACAGATGGAAACTGACAAGGTTGTTGCTGATATTCCCTCCCCTAAAAATGGTGTAATTACTGATTTATTTGGTGAAGTAGGGGATGTTATTAAAGTGGGCAGCCCTTTAGTGATAATTCAGATTGAAGGAGAGGTTTCAGAGCAAACCACAGAAGATGAGAAAATTACCACAGAAGCCGTGTCTGAGTCTGACGATGATGCCGGCTCTGTAGTGGGAACAATAGAAGTTGCAGGAAAGAATGATATTATGGCTCCAAGTGATGAGGGTGAAAAAGATATTGAAGAAAAAACATCTGTATCACGTAAAGCATTGGCAACGCCTGTTGCAAGGGCAATGGCAAAACAGATGGGTATTGATATAAATCAGATACCAGGAAGCGGACCCTCAGGAAGGGTTAAAAAAGAGGATATTTTGAATTTTAAGTCAACAGGATTAGATATTAAACCTGAGTCTGATATCATTAAAAAACCCTTTACTCCCGATGAATCATTAAAACAAACTGCTGGGGATGTTACATATAAACCATTAACACAGATAAGGAAAACTATTGCTAAGAACATGCTTCAATCAAAGCATAATGCCGCTCATATGTCGGTTTTCGAAGAAGTAGAAATATCCGGACTGATGGAAGTCAGATCACGCTATAAGCAGAGATTTGCTGATAAAGGTGTCAAGTTAACCTATCTTCCTTTTATTGTAAAAGCTGTAGCACAAGCATTAAAACATCACCCACAGTTGAACTCACAGATTGATACTGAGAATAATAGAATGATTTATAGGAATCGTTATCATATTGGTATTGCTGTTGATGCTCCAGACGGTTTAGTGGTACCTGTTATACGTGATGCCGATAAATTGTCTATATTTCAGATTGCAAGCCAGATTGGAGAGCTGGCTAATAAAGCAAGAACCAGAAAACTGACTCTTGAAGATTTAAAAGATGGCTGCTTCAGTATTACAAGTTTTGGCTCATTTGGAGGTATCTATGCAACCCCGGTTCTAAACTATCCTCAGGCAGGTATTCTTGGAATTGGGCGTATACTAAAAACTCCCGTTGTAAAAGATGATGAAATTGTAATTGGAAATATTATGCCACTATCACTTACTGTTGATCATAGGGTAGTTGATGGGGGTGAAACCACCAGATTTATTTACAAAGTAATGGAGTATTTAACTGACCCAATCTCTTTTTTAATGGAAGAGTAA